The following proteins are encoded in a genomic region of Dyadobacter sp. UC 10:
- a CDS encoding FadR/GntR family transcriptional regulator, with protein sequence MTINRKSLADEVASQLIAFINSGHFVAGQQLPTEPELMKQFGVGRSTVREAVRMLANSGLLRVQQGVGTFIVENPENSEPLHQRLKRAAAKDIDEVRQLLEVDIAQKAAVNHTQKQLDQIEEYLKERIRTSHEGKTEECIQADINFHLSIAKASGNDILADLYQAFSSRLKSWFLQIHPDTSRFIETNDLHQSLFLSIKEGNEEDAFNYARQILKR encoded by the coding sequence ATGACAATTAATCGAAAATCCCTTGCTGATGAAGTCGCAAGTCAGCTGATCGCCTTTATAAATTCTGGGCATTTTGTAGCTGGTCAGCAATTGCCGACCGAGCCGGAGTTGATGAAACAATTCGGGGTTGGCCGTTCTACGGTTCGGGAAGCGGTCAGGATGCTGGCAAATTCCGGATTGTTGCGCGTTCAGCAAGGCGTCGGGACCTTCATTGTGGAGAATCCGGAAAACAGCGAACCGCTGCATCAACGTTTGAAACGTGCAGCTGCAAAAGATATTGATGAAGTAAGGCAATTGTTGGAAGTTGATATTGCGCAAAAAGCGGCCGTCAATCATACACAAAAGCAGCTTGATCAGATCGAGGAGTATCTGAAAGAACGAATTCGAACCTCTCATGAGGGAAAAACGGAGGAATGCATACAAGCGGATATTAACTTTCATCTGAGTATTGCCAAAGCTTCCGGCAACGATATTCTGGCTGATCTGTATCAGGCGTTTTCTTCCCGGTTGAAAAGTTGGTTTTTACAAATCCACCCGGACACGAGCAGGTTTATCGAAACCAACGACCTGCATCAGTCGTTGTTTTTGAGCATTAAAGAAGGGAACGAGGAAGATGCATTCAATTATGCCAGACAAATTCTAAAACGTTAA
- a CDS encoding MFS transporter, which translates to MMNKSITQPLPTPIPQSQKTVYPILFAISFAHLLNDTMQAVIASIYPMLKVNFHLSFSQIGLVTLCYQLTASMLQPFIGLYTDKNPKPYSIVAGMAFSLVGIVSLAWANSFGLVLIAVALIGIGSSIFHPESSRIAHLSSGGKRGFAQSFFQLGGNSGSALGPLLAALIVAPLGQHGIMWFAVAAILGGLLAFNIGKWYKGSVLPKTTKTASSANPLIGRNKVVFSLVILLVLIFSKYVYLAGMTSYYTFFLMNKFGLGIQDAQIQLFIFSSAVAIGTLAGGPLGDRFGRKYVIWISILGAAPFTMLLPYANLFWTTILSVCIGLIISSAFSAIVVYAQELVPGKVGLIGGLFFGLSFGMGGLGSALLGSLADQTSIIYVFQLCAFLPLIGIITSLLPKLKNA; encoded by the coding sequence ATGATGAATAAGTCGATTACGCAGCCACTGCCAACGCCGATACCGCAATCTCAGAAAACCGTCTACCCAATTCTCTTTGCGATCAGCTTTGCACATTTGCTGAATGATACCATGCAGGCAGTCATCGCCTCCATTTACCCAATGCTCAAAGTCAATTTTCATCTCAGTTTTTCCCAAATCGGCCTGGTGACCCTGTGCTATCAGCTAACCGCTTCCATGCTGCAGCCGTTTATCGGGCTGTACACAGATAAAAATCCCAAGCCTTATTCTATTGTTGCCGGAATGGCTTTTTCCCTGGTCGGAATAGTGTCGCTGGCCTGGGCAAATTCTTTTGGCCTGGTTCTGATTGCTGTCGCCCTCATTGGGATTGGATCGTCCATATTTCATCCCGAATCATCACGCATTGCTCATTTGTCGTCCGGAGGCAAACGGGGATTCGCTCAGTCTTTTTTCCAGCTGGGCGGCAACAGTGGTAGCGCATTAGGCCCCTTGTTAGCCGCGCTGATTGTTGCGCCGCTGGGCCAGCATGGCATTATGTGGTTCGCAGTGGCTGCTATACTGGGTGGATTGCTGGCATTTAATATCGGAAAATGGTACAAGGGAAGCGTGCTGCCTAAAACCACTAAAACCGCATCTTCTGCCAATCCTTTAATAGGTCGCAACAAGGTTGTTTTTTCCCTTGTGATCCTGCTCGTTCTGATCTTCTCAAAGTATGTCTATCTGGCTGGGATGACCAGTTATTATACGTTCTTTTTAATGAACAAATTCGGTTTGGGTATACAGGATGCCCAGATTCAATTGTTTATATTTTCGTCAGCTGTTGCCATTGGGACGCTGGCCGGAGGCCCGCTGGGTGATCGCTTTGGTCGTAAATACGTGATCTGGATTTCGATCCTGGGAGCAGCTCCTTTTACTATGCTGTTACCTTACGCGAATTTGTTTTGGACTACCATTCTGTCCGTCTGCATCGGATTGATTATCTCGTCCGCCTTTTCCGCGATAGTTGTTTACGCTCAGGAGTTGGTACCTGGCAAGGTGGGACTGATTGGCGGATTATTTTTTGGCTTATCATTCGGTATGGGTGGCCTTGGTTCTGCCTTATTAGGTAGCCTTGCTGACCAAACCAGTATCATATACGTGTTTCAACTCTGCGCTTTTTTGCCCTTGATAGGCATTATCACAAGCCTTTTGCCGAAACTTAAAAATGCCTGA
- a CDS encoding ArsR/SmtB family transcription factor, with the protein MDLRRDVFQAIADPTRRQIIDILSDQSMNLNAVSSHFEISRPAISKHIKILTECGLVVIRREGRERYCSADVRKLGEIDQWLNRHRKFWNSKLDALGDFLERGIDSNSMED; encoded by the coding sequence ATGGATTTAAGAAGAGATGTATTTCAGGCAATAGCAGACCCGACCCGCCGGCAGATTATTGATATATTGAGTGATCAGTCCATGAATCTGAATGCGGTTTCAAGTCATTTCGAGATCAGCCGGCCGGCTATTTCCAAACACATCAAAATTCTGACAGAATGCGGGCTGGTCGTCATCAGGCGCGAAGGCAGGGAGCGCTATTGCAGTGCGGATGTGCGCAAGCTGGGCGAAATAGACCAGTGGCTAAACCGCCATAGGAAATTCTGGAACAGCAAGCTAGATGCGCTGGGCGATTTTCTCGAGCGCGGTATTGATAGTAATTCAATGGAAGATTAA
- a CDS encoding sulfite exporter TauE/SafE family protein translates to MTILFIMSISFFATLVRSTFGFGESLIAVPLLILFLPIGVSVPLSVLLSILIALIVVIQDHSKVQFQSAKWLIFYALPGIPVGLMLLFFASVFWIKLLLGILLVVYSLYSLFGKQTLSNVSSDRAWLFVCGFFSGVFGGAYGINGPALVVYGKLRGWSANQFRATLQAYFFVASSASIIGYGYKGLITQQVLTHFSYAAPAAIPAIFFGRYLNNKLESKDFYQYVYIGLLTMGAFLIIHTSYQ, encoded by the coding sequence ATGACCATTTTATTTATCATGTCGATCAGTTTTTTTGCGACACTCGTCCGTTCGACATTTGGATTCGGCGAGTCTCTGATTGCCGTACCGCTTCTGATCTTGTTCCTGCCCATCGGCGTTTCTGTTCCCTTGTCCGTACTTCTTTCAATTTTGATTGCCCTCATTGTCGTCATCCAGGATCATAGCAAAGTCCAATTTCAAAGTGCAAAATGGCTTATTTTTTATGCGTTGCCGGGAATACCCGTTGGCCTTATGCTGTTGTTTTTTGCCAGCGTATTTTGGATTAAACTTCTTTTGGGGATATTGCTGGTTGTCTATTCCCTCTATTCTCTTTTCGGAAAACAAACGCTCAGCAATGTGAGCAGTGACCGGGCCTGGCTTTTTGTATGCGGTTTCTTTTCCGGCGTCTTCGGAGGAGCTTATGGCATAAATGGACCTGCGTTGGTCGTTTATGGGAAGTTGCGTGGTTGGAGTGCAAACCAGTTCAGAGCGACCTTACAAGCGTACTTTTTTGTGGCTAGTTCAGCAAGCATCATTGGATACGGCTACAAAGGACTAATAACGCAACAAGTACTGACTCATTTTTCATACGCTGCTCCTGCTGCAATACCGGCAATTTTTTTTGGACGGTACCTCAATAATAAACTGGAAAGCAAAGACTTCTATCAATACGTCTACATTGGCCTGCTTACCATGGGAGCATTCCTCATTATTCATACTTCCTACCAGTAA